From a region of the Mesomycoplasma ovipneumoniae ATCC 29419 genome:
- a CDS encoding IS3 family transposase, whose amino-acid sequence MSRHFKKDEFDMIYKIYNEFGLKQTINYINDISPDTNFTTRSQLVRRIKKIIRYYNNGMQDQLLDKKGARRKPGSGKPKKPIEPDWNEFTKEELIEIAKRYYETNKDKSKSGKLSEAKTLNIPYTKSAKIFNVCRQSVAKSKTRVIKVKEHKNDAIIKKSFLDNKGRYGRLRLSAYIYMKYNIYINPRSLGRHLKRLNLVCKIRKKRRKSEIKNTKFALPDIVKRDYNDKLNRNIFATDVTYIKAPRDVKENHVFLSVIIEHKTKKIRDFKLSVSNDLDLVMDNIKTFRSIDKDFVIHSDHGFQYTSKVYIDKINKMGGTVSLSRIGNSLDNREVEYWFSIIKSECLNELNYSKITFEDLKKIIADYIFWYNNYRIQSILNWKTPQQYAMML is encoded by the coding sequence ATGTCAAGACACTTTAAAAAAGACGAGTTTGATATGATTTATAAAATTTACAATGAATTTGGATTAAAACAAACAATAAATTATATAAATGATATTTCGCCAGATACAAATTTTACAACCAGAAGTCAACTAGTTCGAAGAATCAAAAAAATTATTCGGTATTATAATAATGGTATGCAAGATCAATTATTAGATAAAAAGGGTGCGAGGAGAAAGCCAGGGAGTGGCAAACCTAAAAAACCAATTGAACCCGATTGAAACGAATTTACAAAAGAAGAATTAATAGAAATAGCTAAGAGATATTACGAAACCAACAAAGATAAATCAAAATCAGGAAAACTTAGTGAAGCCAAAACACTAAATATTCCCTACACCAAATCTGCAAAAATTTTTAATGTATGCAGACAATCAGTGGCAAAATCTAAAACTAGAGTTATAAAAGTAAAGGAACACAAAAATGACGCAATAATTAAAAAATCCTTTCTTGATAACAAAGGTAGGTATGGTCGCCTAAGGTTGAGTGCTTATATTTATATGAAATATAATATTTACATTAACCCTCGAAGTCTTGGAAGACATTTAAAAAGATTGAATTTAGTATGCAAAATTAGAAAAAAAAGAAGAAAGAGCGAAATTAAGAACACCAAATTCGCACTGCCGGATATTGTTAAACGCGACTACAATGATAAATTAAATAGAAATATTTTTGCTACTGATGTTACATATATAAAAGCTCCCAGAGATGTTAAGGAAAACCATGTATTTTTGTCTGTAATAATTGAGCATAAAACTAAAAAAATCAGAGATTTTAAACTATCTGTAAGCAATGATCTTGATTTAGTTATGGATAATATAAAAACATTTAGGTCTATTGATAAAGATTTTGTTATTCATTCAGACCATGGATTTCAATACACTTCAAAAGTCTATATTGACAAAATAAATAAAATGGGAGGAACTGTTTCGTTGTCTCGCATAGGAAATTCTTTGGATAATAGGGAGGTTGAATATTGATTTTCAATTATAAAAAGTGAATGCTTAAACGAGTTAAACTACAGTAAAATAACTTTTGAAGATCTGAAAAAAATAATTGCAGATTATATATTTTGATACAACAACTATAGAATTCAATCAATTTTAAATTGAAAAACACCACAGCAATATGCTATGATGTTATAA
- the leuS gene encoding leucine--tRNA ligase produces MYDHKLIEKKWQNYWQKNNVFQTSESLDKKIYILDMFPYPSAAGLHLGHPIGYTASDIIARFKRLNGFDVLHPMGWDAFGLPAEQYAIQTGNHPADFTKKNIENFKEQINSFGFSYDWSKEINTSDPKFYEQTQWIFKLLYKVGLAEIRQTQVNWCPKLGTVLANEEISRDKEGNLVSERGSFPVEIKKMDQWVLKITEYAQKLLDGLESINFPDSLKLLQQKWIGKSQGVILKFYFENSKDFIEIFTTKIETIYGVSFLAISPLHDFATNLAKKDARISDYIEKNSFSSPKLQSQISGIFTNLYMIHPLTSQKIPLYIANYVLNDYGTSAIMGVPAHNLNDLEFAKIFAIDYLEVINDQNLLINSAEFNNFEVEKASKLIFEKLEKFRLAKKSISYKIKDWVFSRQRYWGEPFPVYFDQDGKIYLEEKIVELPHLEKIVPSGDGQSPLALQKDWVFFEKNGKIYRRETNTMPQWAGSSWYYLAYILKQNDGTYLKLDSKEAYKKLQKWLPVDIYIGGQEHAVGHLLYSRFWHKVLFEAGIVPNFEPFDRVIHQGMLLGPDGQKMSKSKGNIINPYTVLDKYGADSVRIFLMFMGPINENRAWDEKGANSIYAWIQRVIRIILKDYKIDPEVEQDSEFSYLYNNFVFEITNLVQDFKFNVAISKLMVYINFLSKLDSIPSKKYLVDFLVVLSIFAPHISEELLEKLEQKPLHFHSWPQFDKAKIVKNTYNLPVSINGKTRAILELNDDQSQDQIIETAKKHYKIQHFLENHSIIKTIFVPKKILNFIVKK; encoded by the coding sequence ATGTATGACCATAAATTAATAGAAAAAAAATGACAAAACTATTGGCAAAAAAATAACGTTTTTCAAACGAGTGAATCTTTAGACAAAAAAATCTATATTTTAGATATGTTTCCTTATCCTTCGGCAGCCGGATTGCATCTAGGGCATCCAATTGGATATACAGCATCAGATATAATTGCAAGATTTAAACGGCTTAATGGTTTTGATGTTCTTCACCCGATGGGTTGAGATGCTTTTGGTCTTCCGGCTGAACAATATGCAATTCAAACAGGCAACCACCCTGCAGATTTTACTAAAAAAAATATTGAAAATTTTAAAGAGCAAATAAATTCTTTTGGTTTTTCATATGATTGAAGTAAAGAAATTAACACAAGTGATCCAAAATTTTATGAACAAACCCAGTGAATTTTTAAACTTTTATATAAGGTTGGCCTAGCCGAAATTCGTCAGACACAAGTAAATTGATGCCCAAAATTAGGGACAGTTTTAGCAAATGAAGAAATAAGTCGTGACAAAGAGGGAAATTTAGTCAGTGAACGAGGTAGTTTTCCTGTTGAAATTAAAAAAATGGATCAATGGGTGTTAAAAATCACTGAATATGCCCAAAAATTGCTTGATGGACTTGAGAGTATAAATTTTCCTGACTCATTAAAGTTGCTCCAACAAAAATGAATTGGCAAGTCCCAAGGCGTTATTCTTAAGTTTTACTTTGAAAATAGCAAAGATTTTATTGAAATATTTACAACAAAAATTGAGACTATTTATGGTGTTAGTTTTTTAGCTATTTCACCTTTGCATGATTTTGCAACAAATCTTGCAAAAAAAGATGCAAGAATTAGTGACTACATTGAAAAAAACAGTTTTTCTAGCCCCAAACTTCAGAGTCAAATTTCTGGTATATTTACTAATTTATACATGATTCACCCCTTAACTTCTCAAAAAATTCCGCTTTATATTGCAAATTATGTGCTAAATGACTACGGAACTTCGGCAATTATGGGAGTTCCAGCTCACAATTTAAATGACTTAGAATTTGCTAAAATTTTTGCAATTGACTATTTAGAAGTGATAAATGACCAAAATCTGCTTATAAATTCAGCAGAATTTAACAATTTTGAAGTTGAAAAAGCTTCAAAATTAATTTTTGAAAAATTAGAAAAATTCCGCTTAGCAAAAAAAAGTATTTCTTATAAAATTAAGGACTGAGTTTTTTCAAGACAAAGATATTGAGGCGAGCCTTTTCCTGTTTATTTTGACCAAGATGGCAAAATCTATCTTGAAGAAAAAATTGTCGAACTGCCACATTTAGAAAAAATTGTTCCCTCAGGCGATGGTCAGTCCCCACTTGCTTTACAAAAAGATTGAGTTTTTTTTGAAAAAAACGGTAAAATCTACCGCCGCGAAACTAACACAATGCCTCAATGAGCCGGAAGTTCATGGTATTATCTTGCTTATATTTTAAAACAAAATGACGGCACTTATTTAAAATTAGACTCAAAAGAAGCTTATAAAAAACTGCAAAAATGACTTCCCGTTGACATTTATATCGGCGGACAAGAACATGCTGTTGGCCATTTGCTTTATTCACGTTTTTGACATAAAGTTTTATTTGAAGCTGGAATTGTTCCAAATTTTGAGCCTTTTGACAGAGTTATTCACCAAGGAATGCTACTAGGGCCTGACGGTCAAAAAATGTCTAAATCCAAAGGAAATATTATTAATCCTTATACAGTTTTAGACAAATATGGCGCTGATAGTGTTCGAATTTTTCTAATGTTTATGGGGCCAATTAATGAAAATCGCGCCTGGGATGAAAAAGGTGCAAATTCAATTTATGCCTGAATTCAAAGGGTTATTAGAATTATTTTAAAAGATTACAAAATTGATCCTGAAGTCGAACAGGACTCTGAATTTAGCTACCTTTATAATAATTTTGTCTTTGAAATTACTAATTTAGTCCAGGATTTTAAGTTTAACGTGGCTATTTCTAAATTAATGGTGTATATTAATTTTTTAAGTAAACTTGATTCAATACCGTCAAAAAAATATCTTGTTGATTTTTTAGTAGTTTTATCGATTTTTGCCCCTCATATTTCAGAGGAATTACTTGAAAAATTAGAGCAAAAACCGCTTCATTTTCACAGCTGGCCTCAATTTGACAAGGCTAAAATTGTAAAAAATACTTATAATTTACCTGTTTCAATTAACGGTAAAACTAGAGCAATTCTCGAATTAAATGACGACCAAAGTCAAGATCAAATTATCGAAACTGCCAAAAAACACTATAAAATACAGCATTTTTTAGAAAATCACTCAATAATTAAGACAATTTTTGTACCTAAAAAAATCCTAAATTTCATTGTAAAAAAATAA
- the rplI gene encoding 50S ribosomal protein L9, with protein sequence MKVILLKDTKDGRANSVVEVSAGYASNYLFKNNLAEPFNPRTEKLLNERLKKIEAEKENKKNQAVQLKSQIENTVLWFKLKGTLDSVHGAISAKKIKKELETKDIFIDKHLIQTPGISNFGTSYVTVKLSPEISATLKINVVKDE encoded by the coding sequence ATGAAAGTAATTCTACTTAAAGACACAAAAGATGGTCGTGCAAACAGTGTTGTTGAGGTTTCAGCTGGTTATGCTAGCAATTATTTGTTTAAAAATAATTTGGCAGAACCTTTTAATCCAAGAACTGAAAAACTTTTGAATGAAAGGCTAAAAAAAATTGAAGCTGAAAAGGAAAATAAAAAAAATCAGGCAGTCCAACTTAAGTCTCAAATTGAAAATACTGTTTTGTGATTTAAATTAAAAGGGACACTTGATTCAGTCCACGGGGCAATTTCGGCTAAAAAAATAAAAAAAGAACTTGAGACCAAAGATATTTTTATTGACAAGCACTTAATTCAAACTCCAGGAATTTCCAATTTTGGAACAAGTTATGTTACTGTTAAATTAAGTCCGGAAATTAGTGCTACTTTAAAAATAAACGTTGTAAAAGATGAATAA
- a CDS encoding DHH family phosphoesterase — protein MKKFLFPFSISFISFLLEITTLLLKVIFNDAFDFYLFFTLAVGIFIIFIISLTVGIVVFYQFIIKQNHFYYQKFDLINEENNIGIINLSSTYKITKVSKYVKDLYPERLVNRDIFYLFPQYKKVEDIPPKFEIKRGNNWFEINYNKFAYWISYRDITLFKSISQGYENNSLVFAEVEVDNFVSTNFRSSDQDYPKIKIFINDFFEKLSQKYKFLYKEYADGRIMLVLHYETFVLWQKNHFYIFRDESTKIDDTTEVWFSVGFGFGTTNLVEVKRLANEALIFSKTRGGNQVSIYPYGKRPFSYGSYSESLSLHSLVRLRRIARLLVEKLEKIDNIIIYGHINSDLDSFGSGYVLGNFLKRYAEVIYKRKINFYIQNQTFDTTTTRFLSQADFIKKNIFISRSVASKITMASKNNDTCLAILVDVSDVERIENKKALDQINLENVFVFDHHGINSKMQGILELIHDYIDVSSSSTCEIITHLILLTIHSDISIDQEWAQILLNGLYVDSAQFKKTASASTFAAVSALVRWGAKTAKTGEFLKLNENESKIIKEILENVTEVKPGFFLASLDREIETDLVSIACEQILLVKNRQAAFVVAKLPQQKNYKMSARGVENVNVQYIAEQVGGGGNVTSAAAYSTVETFSEFVENIKLAIQRREYESNST, from the coding sequence ATGAAAAAATTTCTTTTCCCGTTTTCAATTTCATTTATAAGCTTTTTACTTGAAATTACGACTTTATTATTAAAAGTTATTTTTAATGACGCTTTTGATTTTTACCTTTTTTTCACATTAGCTGTCGGAATTTTCATAATTTTCATAATCTCGCTAACAGTTGGAATTGTTGTTTTTTACCAATTTATAATTAAGCAAAATCACTTTTATTACCAAAAATTCGACCTTATTAACGAGGAAAATAATATTGGAATTATCAATTTATCATCAACATATAAAATTACAAAAGTTTCAAAATATGTTAAAGATTTATACCCAGAAAGACTTGTAAATCGTGATATTTTTTATCTTTTTCCCCAATATAAAAAAGTCGAAGATATTCCACCAAAATTTGAGATAAAAAGGGGAAATAACTGATTTGAAATTAATTATAATAAATTTGCATATTGAATTTCTTATCGTGATATCACACTTTTTAAGTCAATTTCGCAAGGTTATGAAAATAATTCGCTTGTTTTTGCCGAGGTTGAGGTTGATAATTTTGTCTCAACTAATTTTCGCAGTAGCGATCAAGACTACCCTAAAATCAAAATTTTTATTAATGATTTTTTTGAAAAACTGTCACAAAAATATAAATTTTTGTACAAAGAATATGCAGATGGCCGTATTATGTTAGTTTTACATTATGAAACTTTTGTGCTTTGACAAAAAAATCATTTTTACATTTTTCGCGATGAGAGCACTAAAATTGACGATACAACCGAAGTCTGATTTTCAGTTGGCTTTGGATTTGGCACAACAAATTTAGTCGAAGTAAAAAGGCTAGCAAATGAGGCCTTAATTTTTTCAAAAACTCGTGGTGGAAATCAAGTTTCAATTTATCCTTATGGAAAAAGGCCTTTTTCTTATGGTTCTTATAGTGAATCTCTCAGCCTCCATTCGCTTGTTAGACTTAGAAGAATTGCGCGTCTTTTAGTTGAAAAATTGGAAAAAATTGATAATATAATAATTTATGGGCACATTAATTCTGACTTAGATTCATTTGGTTCTGGTTATGTTTTGGGTAATTTTTTAAAAAGATATGCTGAAGTTATTTATAAAAGAAAAATTAATTTTTATATTCAAAACCAGACTTTTGACACTACCACAACAAGATTTTTATCGCAAGCTGATTTTATCAAGAAAAATATTTTTATATCCCGTTCAGTTGCTTCCAAAATTACAATGGCCTCAAAAAATAATGACACTTGCCTTGCCATTTTAGTTGATGTTTCTGACGTTGAGCGAATTGAAAACAAAAAAGCTCTTGATCAAATCAATTTGGAAAATGTTTTTGTCTTTGACCATCACGGAATTAATTCCAAAATGCAAGGGATTTTGGAATTAATTCATGACTATATTGATGTCTCATCTTCATCAACATGTGAAATTATTACCCATTTAATTTTACTAACAATTCATTCAGATATAAGCATTGATCAAGAATGAGCCCAAATTTTGCTTAACGGTTTATATGTTGACTCGGCCCAGTTTAAAAAAACCGCTAGTGCTTCAACTTTTGCGGCCGTTTCTGCCCTTGTTCGTTGAGGAGCAAAAACTGCAAAAACTGGTGAATTTCTCAAACTTAATGAAAATGAGTCAAAAATTATTAAAGAAATTCTTGAAAATGTCACCGAAGTTAAGCCAGGCTTTTTTCTTGCAAGTCTTGACCGGGAAATTGAAACTGACTTAGTCTCGATTGCTTGCGAGCAAATTTTATTAGTTAAAAATCGTCAAGCTGCCTTTGTTGTGGCAAAATTACCGCAACAAAAAAATTATAAAATGTCAGCTCGAGGTGTTGAAAATGTTAATGTTCAATATATAGCAGAGCAAGTTGGTGGAGGCGGAAATGTAACTTCAGCAGCTGCTTATTCAACAGTTGAGACTTTTTCTGAATTTGTTGAAAATATTAAACTTGCAATTCAAAGGAGAGAATATGAAAGTAATTCTACTTAA
- the cas2 gene encoding CRISPR-associated endonuclease Cas2, producing the protein MQANIIEVNTREMRILLMYDIYSENEQQNPEYNKFVKNLLKLGYIRIQYSIYAKIIPVHTIYQSERKKIINIIPKNSNVRILLLTEQQYQNMEILSGSKSKNEIINFEQEYIKL; encoded by the coding sequence ATGCAAGCTAATATAATTGAGGTAAATACAAGAGAAATGCGGATTTTATTAATGTATGATATCTATTCAGAAAATGAGCAACAAAACCCTGAATACAATAAGTTTGTTAAAAATCTTTTAAAACTAGGCTACATTCGGATTCAATATTCAATTTATGCCAAAATAATTCCTGTGCACACAATTTATCAATCAGAACGCAAAAAAATTATTAATATTATTCCCAAAAATTCAAATGTTCGTATTTTACTTTTAACCGAACAGCAATATCAAAATATGGAAATTTTAAGTGGTTCAAAATCTAAAAACGAAATTATCAATTTTGAGCAGGAGTATATAAAATTATAA
- the cas1 gene encoding type II CRISPR-associated endonuclease Cas1 produces the protein MKKIIEINESDYIKLFLDNIVIKRDIEKFVIPIDTVEVIIFENDRATITIPLINELVEKKVNIIICKNHLPNSLIIPYSGYYNNKVFQEQIKWSVEYKGKTWKKIIRLKIQRSLETLVEKKLINAEIEEKMTSYIDQVEDHDVTNREGHVAKLYFKHLFGENFTRDQKGDDRINSLLNYGYTVLLSYVARAICAKGMDNRLGVYHKSFNNNFPLACDLMEPYRFWIDQIVFDHINKKFFLFQEFKEDLFTSFNKYITYKNKKIRFKKFIDAEISEILELNKNAS, from the coding sequence ATGAAAAAAATTATTGAAATTAACGAATCGGATTACATTAAGCTTTTCCTTGACAATATTGTTATTAAACGTGATATTGAAAAATTTGTAATCCCAATTGACACAGTAGAAGTTATTATTTTTGAAAATGACCGAGCAACTATTACAATCCCGCTAATCAACGAACTTGTTGAAAAGAAAGTTAATATAATTATTTGCAAAAATCATTTACCAAATTCACTAATAATTCCCTACAGCGGCTACTATAATAATAAGGTTTTTCAGGAACAAATTAAATGGTCGGTAGAATACAAAGGTAAAACTTGGAAAAAAATTATTCGCCTAAAAATTCAAAGATCTCTCGAAACTTTGGTCGAGAAAAAACTCATTAACGCTGAAATTGAAGAGAAAATGACCTCCTACATTGACCAAGTTGAAGACCATGATGTCACAAATCGTGAAGGCCACGTGGCTAAATTATATTTCAAGCATCTTTTTGGTGAAAATTTTACTCGTGACCAAAAAGGCGATGATCGTATTAATAGCCTTTTAAATTATGGCTACACTGTTTTACTTAGTTATGTTGCCAGAGCTATTTGTGCCAAAGGAATGGATAATCGGCTTGGTGTGTATCATAAAAGTTTTAATAATAATTTTCCTTTGGCTTGTGATTTGATGGAACCTTATCGTTTTTGAATTGACCAAATCGTTTTTGACCATATTAACAAAAAATTTTTTTTATTCCAAGAATTCAAAGAGGATTTATTCACATCTTTTAATAAATATATTACTTATAAAAATAAGAAAATTCGTTTTAAAAAATTTATCGATGCTGAAATCAGTGAAATTTTAGAGTTAAACAAAAATGCAAGCTAA